The DNA sequence CGAGGGCGCCGGGTTTCGGGAGGTGCGCAGTCTCACCGAACTGGTGGCAACCCGTCTGCGTCGCAATCTGGCGTGGCAATGGGGGGATTTGATCAAGCAGCGCGCCGGTGTGGCGCCGGTGATGGTGCGCACCGCGGAGGAAGTGGGTCGCCTCGAAATGGAACTGCTGCAGGCTGCCATGTTCAGCCGCCGTGGCGAGCTTTCACCCGGCGCACCGGCTTCGCCCAATGAACGCCTGTTGGAAATTGCCTGGCAACATGAAGCGGAATGTGCCGCCGCCCGCCGGGTCGCGCCGACAAGTGCACACGAGCCGGCGCCCGGCAAACGACTGCAGTTTTCCCACAGCATCGTCCAGTTCCGTGCGCCTGATGGCCAAACACGCGTGGAAATCACCCTGCTCGCACCGTTCGCCAAACAATTTGTCGATCACCAGCAAGACCGTGCCGGCGACAGCGTCGCGGTTGACTTTGCCTGTTTGCTGCGCGATCCCAACCGCGAGACGCTCGCCACGCAGCAGCAACGCGTTTGCTTTCCGCTGTCCTGGCTGCCGCAGGAAAATCTGTCCAATGCCGCGGGCCTGCTCGCCATCATCTCGCCGCCGCAACACGTGACCCTCTTGTTGCAAGTGCAGAATCCCGCAACCGCAGCTTTTGGCATTGCCACCCGGCCCCTGCAGGTTCGCGCCTTCACGACGGACAGTCTGCAGCTCAGCGAGATCCAATTTTATTGGAAGATCGACAATGACAGGCAAGCCCGCATGCTGCCGCGGGTCGTCCGGCAGGAGCTTGTGCTCGCGCCCTACCCGTGGCCGGTGCTGCGCCGGCGCCACCCGGTGTTTTGCTATTTCGAAATCTACAACCTGCAGGCGGCGGGTTTGGCGGGAAGCTATGAGCTGAGCTATGAAATTACCGCCGGTCGCTCCCGCACCGCCACGCGCGCCCCGGCGCTGCGTGTGTCACACGAGCGACCCCTCACCGGCGACACCGCGGCAGAACTGATCGCGCTTGCACTGCAAGATTTGGACAAAGGCCCGCATCGTATCGAGATTGCGGTGCGCGAGACCGGCACACACCGCATCCTGGCCAGCATGCAACGCGAGATCGTGATCGAAGAGTGAGCGGACTCTTGCTCCTGCTCCGGTCTCCGCCGCCCCTTGCCGGCCTTTGCTCCTCTTCCAACCGAGTGTAACCGCCACCTCACAAAAATCCGCATCCAACCGCTTTGGTCACTATTCTACTGCCGAACAGGAACGGTGTACAAAGCACGTGTTGGCGATCCATACCCGCACAGGCATGAAACTCGGGCCCCATCAGATTTTTCTCGCACCGCTTTCCCTGTGGTTGAGCCTGACCGCTGATTCAGCGATGTTTGCTCAGACCAACACTCAGGCGGTGAGTGAAATGCGAAATGCGTTTCAACAGTTGAATTATGCCGCCGCCAAAAAGGCGGGTGAACGAGCGTTGCAACACTGGCAACGTCTGACACCGCAGCAGGTGATTGAAGTGCATCAGGTGCTGGCGGTGATTGCCTACAGTGAGGGTGATTTTTTCGAGGCCAAGTCACAATTCGAACAGGCGCTGTCGCTGGCGCCGGATCTCAAACTGGATTCGCTGTATGTTTCGCCCAAGATTCACCAGTTTCTGGATCAACTTAAAGCCAATCTGGCTCTGGGAAATGGCCACAGCAGCGGAACGATACGCTATCTGGTAATTCCTGATGTCCGGCCGCAGGCCGCCCTGCGCTCGCTGGTGTTGCCGGGTTTGGGCCAGTTGCACAAAAACCAAACTTCCAAAGGGCGGTTGTTGATGGCCGGCGCCGGCGCGGGTGTGGTGCTCACCGCTGCCCTGCATCTGCGCCGCGAGAAAGCGCGGGAAAATTATCTTTCCGCGGCGACGATTGCCAAGGCGGAAACGACTTACCGCCGCTACAACACTCTCAATCGGGCGCGCAACCTTTCGGCGCTGCTGACCAGCGGCATCTGGGTGTATTCGTTTTTTGACGCCTTGGCCTCACCTGCAGCACAACCGCCGCCCGCGGTGAGTCTGCTGCCCTTGCCCACAACAGGGAAGATTGTGGCCGGCTTGAGTTGGCAGGTAAGCTTTTGAAGTGAGAAATCTCATTACAATAACTGGGAAAAATTTTCTCACCGCGTTCGACGCTCCAACCCGCCGTTTGCGACAACTTCCCCATAACTCAAGGCGATTCAGACGGCCTGTCCGATGCCGTTTTGCCCCGCCGCCGCCGGCTTGTTTGGCACCGCCTTTGCCTTGAAAGGGCGTGTGGATACTTCACACCGCGTGTTGTAGCATCGCCTGTTGCTTGCAAGTTATCCCTGTTGCTCGTGCCTTGCTTCCCTCAGGGTCGTGCCGGCCCGCATGCCCTGCACGACGAGGATAGGCATTCACCATATCATTCAGGAAGAAGATGAGACTGGGAAATGGACATGAAAAATCGAAAGTGGTTCACAGCAGTCGGAATAGCCTTGCTCTGTTTGAATCTGCCCGGCCAAGCCGAGCCTGCGTTCCATCCCTTTGACACCAAAACCAAGATCCGACTGGAAAAACGCGGCATTTGGGTTGAATCGGAGATTTCGCCGCAAGCCTTGCTGGTGGCATTGCCGGAGATCGATCAGAACGGCGATGGCCGCCTGGATGAGTTCGAGCTCTCCCGCGGGCACGATTTGATTCTGGCCTATTACGCCAGTCATGTCGCACTCAAAACCGGGACGCGCACACTCCGGACCGACAGCACCTATTTTGCATTTCGTTCGCCCGTCTCTCCCAATGCTGTGCCGGACCGTTTTTTCATTTATCATTGGTACGCCATGCTGCGTCCGCCCAGCGAAGTGCAGATCACGAATCATCTGTTTGAAGACGTGGCGGAGGCGTGCGTGCATCAAGGTTCGCTGATCAATCAGGAAACCGTTTTGAGTTTCACGTTTCCGCCGGCAGGCGGTGAAACGCATGCCGCGGCCAATGGCGTGCGCTTCAAGTTTGATAGCGACGGCAAGGCCAGCCTGCTCGACAGCGACACCAGTGTGGCACGGGCTGGTTACGTGTGGGTGGGGGTCGGAGTTGGCGGCTTGCTGCTGCTGCGTCTGGCTTCGGTGGCGCGGGCACGCTGGAGCCGCTCGGAAAAACTCGACGGGCAGGAGGAGGATGAAGAGGAGATGGAGGAAAGCCCGGCTTTCAGTTGAATTCACGGCTTGTGATGTGAGCCCCTGCTGGTGACAGTGGGAA is a window from the candidate division KSB1 bacterium genome containing:
- a CDS encoding DUF5683 domain-containing protein, which produces MRNAFQQLNYAAAKKAGERALQHWQRLTPQQVIEVHQVLAVIAYSEGDFFEAKSQFEQALSLAPDLKLDSLYVSPKIHQFLDQLKANLALGNGHSSGTIRYLVIPDVRPQAALRSLVLPGLGQLHKNQTSKGRLLMAGAGAGVVLTAALHLRREKARENYLSAATIAKAETTYRRYNTLNRARNLSALLTSGIWVYSFFDALASPAAQPPPAVSLLPLPTTGKIVAGLSWQVSF
- a CDS encoding GWxTD domain-containing protein: MWNVKHASAAKRRPLLRCHLGAGLAACAILVAGLRAQPGQRPDFADDSLRAEQQYLTALQQADSLTFVREFEAEWRLLLADSEQRDYDSLPTLPARKACIISYWKANNPNPFRPHNERLLEHLRRREYVRQYFPAAGPPYCDDRGRYYLKYGKPHRRFQDPGGYRRIAFFNLITHAQVRRLYPFKQVPDEHYLVVANETWSYENVTHDFVVHFKREGAGFREVRSLTELVATRLRRNLAWQWGDLIKQRAGVAPVMVRTAEEVGRLEMELLQAAMFSRRGELSPGAPASPNERLLEIAWQHEAECAAARRVAPTSAHEPAPGKRLQFSHSIVQFRAPDGQTRVEITLLAPFAKQFVDHQQDRAGDSVAVDFACLLRDPNRETLATQQQRVCFPLSWLPQENLSNAAGLLAIISPPQHVTLLLQVQNPATAAFGIATRPLQVRAFTTDSLQLSEIQFYWKIDNDRQARMLPRVVRQELVLAPYPWPVLRRRHPVFCYFEIYNLQAAGLAGSYELSYEITAGRSRTATRAPALRVSHERPLTGDTAAELIALALQDLDKGPHRIEIAVRETGTHRILASMQREIVIEE